One window of Flavobacteriales bacterium genomic DNA carries:
- a CDS encoding type IX secretion system membrane protein PorP/SprF, translated as MKGQRNITLAFAALLSVGLHAQHTPLTTQYLFNGLLINPAYAGSRDALTANLTYRQQWVGFEGAPTTQILSVHSPVNGKHIGLGLMVYNDRIGVSRETGVMTNYAYRLRLGTGKLALGIGAGLKVLQADWTSVRTTTAGDAEFATNSHGVVKPNFSAGAYYYNKRWFAGLSVPFILSQAYNVQTESWEVKNDTRHYQPMLTAGMVVELEHDLKLKPSVLLRKAGGNPVQADLNMNMIWKDSFWLGVSYRTSDAVCFSVEVLPTKQFRIGYAYDLGINALRTYHQGSHEVMLQYEFGYHVKAKDPRYF; from the coding sequence ATGAAAGGACAACGGAACATAACACTGGCGTTCGCCGCACTGCTATCGGTGGGGCTGCACGCGCAGCATACACCGCTGACCACGCAGTACCTGTTCAATGGCCTGCTGATCAATCCGGCCTATGCGGGAAGTCGCGATGCGCTCACGGCCAACCTCACCTATCGTCAGCAATGGGTGGGCTTCGAAGGTGCACCGACCACGCAAATACTGAGCGTCCATTCACCCGTGAACGGTAAGCACATCGGCTTGGGCCTAATGGTCTACAACGACCGCATCGGCGTGAGCCGAGAGACCGGTGTGATGACCAACTATGCTTACCGGCTACGGCTTGGCACGGGTAAGTTGGCGTTGGGCATCGGGGCGGGGCTGAAAGTATTGCAGGCGGATTGGACCAGTGTGCGCACCACCACGGCAGGCGATGCGGAATTCGCCACCAACAGCCACGGCGTGGTGAAACCCAACTTCAGTGCTGGGGCCTATTACTACAACAAGCGCTGGTTCGCCGGCCTTTCCGTTCCGTTCATCCTCAGTCAGGCCTACAATGTGCAGACTGAAAGCTGGGAGGTGAAGAACGACACACGCCACTACCAACCGATGCTTACCGCAGGCATGGTGGTGGAACTCGAACACGACCTGAAGCTGAAGCCGTCGGTGCTGTTGCGCAAAGCCGGTGGCAACCCGGTACAGGCCGACCTGAACATGAACATGATCTGGAAGGACAGCTTCTGGCTCGGGGTGAGCTATCGCACGAGCGACGCGGTCTGCTTCTCCGTGGAAGTATTGCCCACCAAGCAATTCCGTATCGGCTATGCTTACGATCTCGGCATCAACGCGCTAAGGACCTACCACCAGGGCTCGCATGAGGTGATGCTCCAGTATGAGTTCGGTTATCACGTTAAAGCCAAGGACCCGCGCTATTTCTGA
- a CDS encoding OmpA family protein: MTLHGQAQVTYTVEALNLRPAGEDYAPTLVDSILVFTSVRARDQAIAYTDAKTNKPLADLYSVQLRGGKPGTPSLMDGSLCSKFNDGPAAFTASGDTICFTRNAASGKRGMADKLALYFALKQGKVWSEPEAFAYNGSDFSTMSAGFSRDGQQLFFASDRPGGIGGMDIYVSRKEGNGWGTPENLGPEVNSTANEAYPSVDTNGELFFSSDRAGGLGQLDIFSCVQEYGEYSIPLPLKAPLNSPGNDLGYTTYPDGQSGYFSSNRDGTDKIYHFTQRPELFRNCSEQLQNSYCYHFEDAGSVSTDTLPLRYEWDFGDGSKVAAPSTDHCFPRPGTYTVKLNLIDTVSESVYFNQVQYDLEVTDEEQANINASDSAGTDQLIVFDTEHTNLPGFVANEIHWDLGDSTSMTGDRIEHVYAQAGNYTIKLDLLGGPDGHGGFENHCVFRQLEVIDGLIQTSATAASGPVRSPQGGPPGFTYKELPQDSAGMDKVVATDVSFTVQLFASADRVGLDDARFLPIRPYYTITERFVPALHHYTYSIGSGKTPLSVLAAFQLARRSGFTGSVVEKVHADKDMDLAEAEVLPLEALNNGVLRFSTVRFKTGESDFESTFNASLDRVLALLRKYPEVDLVIEAHTDGVGTAQNNMALSQARAQGMVDYFKQRQIAPERLSPVGYGEDRPVADNETAAGRAKNRRVEFHLSVRSNSETAHP; encoded by the coding sequence TTGACCCTGCATGGCCAGGCCCAAGTGACGTATACCGTGGAAGCGCTCAACCTTCGGCCCGCAGGCGAGGACTATGCCCCCACACTGGTGGACAGCATCCTTGTTTTCACTTCGGTCCGGGCACGTGATCAGGCCATCGCCTACACGGACGCCAAGACCAATAAGCCATTGGCCGACCTGTACAGCGTACAGCTCCGCGGCGGAAAGCCCGGGACGCCAAGCTTGATGGACGGCTCCTTGTGCAGCAAGTTCAATGACGGACCAGCGGCGTTCACGGCAAGCGGCGACACGATCTGCTTCACACGCAATGCGGCGAGCGGCAAGCGCGGCATGGCGGACAAGCTGGCGCTGTACTTTGCCCTGAAACAGGGAAAAGTGTGGTCGGAGCCCGAGGCGTTCGCATACAACGGCAGTGACTTCTCCACCATGTCGGCCGGTTTCAGCCGGGACGGGCAACAGCTCTTCTTCGCATCCGACAGGCCGGGCGGTATAGGCGGCATGGACATCTATGTGAGCCGCAAGGAAGGCAATGGATGGGGGACACCTGAGAACTTGGGTCCTGAAGTGAACAGTACCGCCAACGAGGCCTATCCTTCAGTGGATACCAATGGTGAACTTTTCTTTTCGTCGGACCGCGCCGGGGGTCTGGGACAATTAGACATCTTCTCCTGCGTGCAGGAATATGGCGAATACTCGATACCGTTGCCGCTGAAGGCCCCGTTGAACTCCCCCGGTAATGACCTCGGGTACACGACCTATCCGGACGGCCAGTCCGGCTACTTCAGTTCGAACAGGGACGGAACGGACAAGATCTACCACTTCACGCAACGGCCGGAACTATTCCGCAATTGCAGTGAACAGCTGCAGAACAGCTACTGCTACCATTTCGAGGATGCGGGATCGGTGAGCACGGACACCCTGCCCCTGCGCTACGAATGGGACTTCGGCGATGGCTCCAAGGTGGCAGCACCCAGCACGGATCATTGCTTCCCGCGTCCCGGCACCTACACCGTGAAACTGAACCTGATCGACACGGTGAGCGAAAGCGTGTACTTCAACCAAGTGCAATACGACCTGGAGGTGACCGACGAGGAGCAGGCGAACATCAACGCATCGGACAGCGCGGGCACCGATCAGCTCATTGTGTTTGATACGGAACACACCAACCTGCCGGGGTTCGTCGCCAATGAAATTCATTGGGACCTTGGCGACAGCACGTCCATGACAGGTGATCGCATCGAGCACGTCTATGCCCAGGCCGGCAACTACACCATCAAGCTCGACCTGCTCGGCGGGCCGGACGGCCATGGCGGCTTTGAGAACCACTGTGTCTTCAGGCAGTTGGAAGTGATCGACGGCTTGATCCAGACATCTGCCACTGCGGCTTCCGGGCCGGTGCGTTCGCCCCAAGGAGGGCCTCCCGGTTTCACTTACAAAGAACTGCCACAGGACTCCGCCGGTATGGACAAGGTGGTCGCCACGGATGTGAGCTTCACCGTGCAACTGTTCGCATCGGCCGACCGCGTGGGGTTGGACGATGCACGCTTCCTGCCGATCCGTCCTTACTACACCATAACGGAGCGGTTCGTACCGGCGCTCCATCACTACACCTATTCCATCGGTTCGGGCAAAACACCGCTCTCGGTCCTCGCCGCATTCCAACTGGCGCGCCGCTCCGGCTTCACCGGTTCCGTGGTGGAAAAGGTGCATGCCGACAAGGACATGGACTTGGCCGAGGCGGAGGTGCTCCCCCTGGAAGCCTTGAACAACGGCGTGCTCCGCTTCTCCACCGTCCGGTTCAAGACCGGGGAAAGCGATTTCGAAAGCACCTTCAATGCCTCTCTGGACCGCGTGCTGGCATTGCTGCGCAAGTATCCCGAGGTGGACCTGGTGATCGAGGCGCACACCGACGGCGTGGGCACCGCGCAGAACAACATGGCCCTCTCACAGGCCCGAGCACAAGGGATGGTGGATTATTTCAAGCAGCGACAGATCGCACCGGAGCGGCTTTCACCGGTGGGTTATGGTGAGGACCGTCCCGTGGCCGACAATGAAACAGCCGCCGGCCGAGCGAAGAACCGTCGGGTCGAATTCCATCTTTCCGTACGCAGCAATTCCGAGACCGCACATCCATGA